attaataaacgtgtgacattatatttataaaaaatttatattaatttattgtattatatatatatatataattttctaatcTCACTGGGTTTTTGCACCACAATGCAcgatctatttttttttagagtaaACGAATCGAGTTGTTAATTTGTGGGTTAATCTatccataaattttaaaacggtaaatgttaaaaattatatataattttgaactatattcattttataaatattattatcactttaaataatgagattttttgttaattaattttaaatattattttcaaattagttttgtgttatgaaatataaattaaatgtggacaattaatttaaaatacttttaattttataattttcttttaagtaatttttttttttaaatattaaaaaaacgaATTATGTAGACACTAAAagtgttaataatttttttatattattatgttaattatgaTGATTATttgtacaattttatatattaagatacacaactagagatggcaatgggtacccgtatgcccgatacccgtgggtacccgatagtcgggttcgggtattttaaatcgggtttggggtcggggtcgggcatggggagagggagaaggtacccggtcgggtacggggtcggggatggggagtgtgcgaaacccaaacccgatacccgatacccggttatattaatattattgattttttttattaaaatttaatgtgtgacttttcaaaaatgcttcatcattgcaaatgtatcataaatatgcatcatttaatttgatcttatctaCACTTCACTCTAACCATAATCATAAATACACTACACTccaactttattattttatattcccaaaacaatatttctctatataacttcaatttttattttaataacaaaatattactctttctcataatttttcatattcaatctttagtttttttcaatgttcattctacttttttttcactctagtttatcttcttcaagatttacaaaaattatgagGTAGGTaagtaatgattttatttttatttttaatattttgatattacttatgttaaaattatttattaaagttgtgttttttttttcaaattttataatcttataaataatttaatcgggtaatggggtacccgtcggggatcgggtactcaacgaatcggggatgggtatagaagtagagatacccgtcggattcggggtcggggtcgggtagtgaaatgaaaatcgggttcggggatgggtacttcactacacGTCGGGTAGGatacccgttgccatccctatataataaataagaatattttatatttgtctaTCACACAAGTTATATActcttaaatttataagattacCTTACCAGAAGCCTGGAGGAGAGAGTTGATCTAAGATACCAGAATATTATAAGTTCGATTTCCTCGTGATTAATTTGAAGTAAAATGGAGGATTATGAAAGTGAATTATCAagttttccatttttttaaaataagcttaaatttataagttaatccttcaattttgatttaaaattaaaatataaaataataaaattaatgatattacaaaagaggaatgatagagagTGCAACTCTGAGACAGCGAATGGGAGCGCGATGGTCTACGTGGCCGACAagtgaaattaataaataaataaaaatataataataattaaaacacgattgtagaatattctctctcctcttattaatttatttctctctccttttattaaataatttttctctctatttctacaaattaaattatctcatttatccatattctcacgattattattttactcatttatttgatatttattatctcttatttaaccggttaaaataactcaataatttacaacaaactctcacattaaatattttaataatatatttaaataaattttaaacctgaaatcttaaaccctaaaccctaaactctaaatcataaaccataaaccctaaatcctaaatcataaaccctaaaccttaattaatattagagattagttgaattatgaatttatctcttttatttttatgacttttcaattcatttatttatcaaatattttttatagcctcttttttcttttttattattattttatatgatagaaattatttaataaaaagagagaaaataattaataattgaatatagaaaataactaataataggagagagaatattctacctgtcaacccacgtagggatcgctctctatcatttttcattacaaaataattaaggcTCCAATATGTCTTTTTTCTAAGtgaaatctaatttaatattaacatgATATTATGGTAATATAAATTGAGATTTCACTCTAACTTTAACTCAGCTGGCTATAAATTTGACTGTATATATTCTCTTAATTCAATATCTCATAtctatattcatttaaaaatgacAACAGTTTCTTTATACTATGCAATACTAGTATTTTATTTCATGGTCCAAATTTCAAATTCTTCTAATACAATTGATTCAAAAACTATAGGTTTTTCTACCAATCTTATCCACCGAGATTCATTATCACATAACCGACGTGTCAACGGAACTGACCTTTTGGCAAGAACCATGAATCGCTCTAAGGCTCGCTTGTCTTATTTGAAATCCATCATAAAACTTCCCAACAACGACGCAAAAGAAACTACAAACCTAGAATCGACAATTATTGTGAGTGCTTCATCGTATCTCATGGAAATTTACGTTGGCACACCGCCAACCAAGCAGATGGTGACCGTGGATACCGGCTCTGACTTGTCATGGATTCAGTGCCTTCCATGTGAACATTGTTTTAAGCATAATCAACCCATATTTAATCCCAATCGGTCATCTTCGTATAAAGTACTTAGATGTGATTCGAGTGAGTGTCTGAAATTAGGAGACAAACATGCTTGTACTCGATCGAATGAAAAATGTAAATATCTTTTATCCTACGGGGACAATTCAGGTAGCTATGGGGAACTAGCCTGGGAAACTTATACAATGGGAAACATTTCCATCCGAAACATGATACACGGGTGCGGGCATCAGAATTTCGGGTATTTTAATGAGGATAGTTCCGGTATGATTGGGCTTGGAGATGGTCCTCTCTCATTCTTTGGTCAGACTCGACATTTGATTGATGGAATGTTTTCGTACTGCCTAGTATCTCAGGTCGGTCCAAACCCACATGCAAGGAGCAGGATTAACTTCGGCATTAATGCGGAGGTGTCTGGGCCTACAGTGATACACACCGAGTTGATCAAGAAGAAGGGCATGCCATTCTATTTTCTCTCATTGAAATCAATCAGCGTCCGAAATAGAATAATTCAATTCACAAGAAAATATGGTGAAATCTTAATAGACTCAGGAACAACTCTAAATTATTTCCCCAGGGACGTAATGCAAAATTTGAAGGAGGCACTAATACTTGAGATTGGTAAACACCCACTTATGATTAATAAtgaattttgttataaaatgaaCACCGATATTCCTGATATCACCTTCCATTTTGCTATGGAAGCTAACTTAACTTTGTCAAAGAGGAACACTTTTTCAGTATACGGAAATGCATTGTGTCTGAATATGAAAGCAGAAGATCATATATCAATATTTGGGAACAAATCACAAATGGATTTCTTGGTCGGATATGATATTCCCAGTAGAATTATCTCTTTCAAACCAACCGATTGTTCAAAGCATGTGATATCAAAGTAGAGTTGAGAACATGATtctataataattttctttcttttaatttatttgttgttcttattataaaataaaataaagtcatAAAGTAAGTTGGTTAATGTCCAATTACTATCAACcaatataaatgatataataatatattaaataatattttttttttaatttagaatgaaaATAATCACCATGAAcctattattagtttaaaacttttttagataaaataaatttgtattttttttaaatgttagttAAGTCCATCTCGcgataagattttatttaaaattagtatgAATATTGTGCATTTGTACtggtaaatttataaataaaatattatttttgtataaatattttagatagaaataatattattcaaatttaataattttgtaaaaatttatcaaaatttatttttaacatatattttaaattgatcaaatatttaaagttaGGAAAATGTTTTTtagattgaaatttattttatttatttaaaaaatacttaagaaaaaaaatttaaatatataaaaaataatttacttgCCAACTAATCATATTAATTGTATTGTGCGAGAATAAGAGTGTTTAGATAAACATATCttcaaacattaattttttttttcatttcttttatcaattaaattatataaagtttactatgaactaatattatatgatatacttatttgaaaaataaaatattaaaatttatataaccaattcatttatatttttttcaaaatttatatttatgttgattttgattatttaagaactaaatttaataataattgtcatttataaaaaattaaaaaataaattaattaaataaatcaattattttaaaataaataaattattataataaataattgtaaacatattataaatatttaaaattatatatatatatatatatataatatgtagtaaataatatttatctttaaatatgGAATGATCAAttctaaaacaatatttttttttattaatttatcttaatgtttttttactatttttaatctttttataaaatattttttatttcagtcatttatttaataatatataaaaatatatatataattatcattttgtatcaataattaatattaaatagttatttttattaaataataataacttaatattattatattttgtgtaatatatatatatatatatatattatataacattataaataaattaaaataaaaaatatttattaattatttaaaacatgtcaaaatataatattatatatatatatatatatatatatatatatatatatatatatatttgttgataAATGATTGGGAGAGGTAAATTGGGAGAGAGAATTTTAAAGGGATTGACGTGGCACATTATGATTGgccgaaaaaataacaaaatttctctttcttctttctcatcgctttttatcattttttcaaccaatgataTAGTAGTATCAGTgatatagtgacacatcattccctctctcaaattccctcccgCTATCACTcaataaattaagtatttattatattatattatattatattatattatattataattaataatattaaaatattaatattgaaagacaataaaatatattattaacaactTTTCAAGTTTAATTCAAATCATTATTTACATACCTCAAATTCGCAATCACATATACAACACCACTCATTCTTAATTTAAATCCCACTTCATTGGCTCTCAATTTTGTACACATATATCATCCTAcattattaacattaatttttatttatatagaaatataataatttaatattaatataatattttgtgtaaaaaatatacaaatataaaattattataaattaaactaacaaatatttataaaaaatatgtttaaaattaaaaataaattaaacttaaaattattaaaatatttttatttagagagaaaaatattgcattattattatatatatttacatgacaagtgtttgaaaatattaattataatatatatatatatatataattaaataaaagttatataatttgatattgttatttttcttttatattataaaatgttttgaatatattgtatataagTTTTTACTAactaaattatatgtttttatatataaagaaaacaaatatgaaataaataattaaattattaagggaaaaaaattaaaaaattatatatataaatgttttttttataaaaaaaaaataataagagaactaaactaaaattaaattcaaatatttttatttagagagaaaaataaaaagaatatgtatatatataattaaataaaattatattaaaaattattttatataaaactataatatttaaataaaagatattatatgagtttctaattctaattttaaattttattatttatttatacttttttaatattttgattttaatttatttaatattaataatttatatttaattttttttatatttaaatatactatattaaaagtttgatagagttataatgtattttttttttttattaatttatattgctTATacttcttaaattctcatttttgaaaataatttaacaacttatttataaattttttatttcactataatatttttttaaaatatttttcttttttaatttaaaataaacaaaaataagatattttttatttaatttttattcatgacTTATAGTAGTAAGGaacattgttttgtctaatatttaattattactcttttgggtGTTTGATAAATGAGTTgctattattattcaattattgattaatttatttttgtattgaatggttttattgttgaaaagataagtcattgttatattcaactATTGTgactaaacaattttaaaataattaataacaaatgttaatataagaaaaaacataaaaaagaataaaaaatataaaattaaaataattaatgacgaaggttcatatatatatatatatatatataattaaaataattaataataaatattcatataaaaataataaaatatttatgaaaaagataaaaaaaatatagagtttatttattaatgaaaaaaaaggagagaaaatatattaaaatttaatttaaatatataaattaaaaaaaaaaactaactatgattattaaaataaactaaatgagtcaattttttgatattacatatgtttaaataaacttttattagtacatacgatttaagtgagctagttgtataAGTACATATAtctaagtgagtttttttttaaaatataatttatttattatattgaacattttctctttttctaCCGCGCAAAAGATATGTAGACAATTTTGTGCCAAAAAAAATTTATGGAGaaactatttattataaaattaaaaattaaaactattaattactatatttgtttattatattttaaatctattaataattttataaatatctatatataatataataaatcttagtaatatatatatatatatatatatatttaaatattaaataaaaatgtcttATTAGGATAATGTTCTGTGTATAGATCAGAGCATGTTATTTGTAAATTTGAGTAGT
This genomic interval from Impatiens glandulifera unplaced genomic scaffold, dImpGla2.1, whole genome shotgun sequence contains the following:
- the LOC124917057 gene encoding aspartic proteinase CDR1-like, giving the protein MNRSKARLSYLKSIIKLPNNDAKETTNLESTIIVSASSYLMEIYVGTPPTKQMVTVDTGSDLSWIQCLPCEHCFKHNQPIFNPNRSSSYKVLRCDSSECLKLGDKHACTRSNEKCKYLLSYGDNSGSYGELAWETYTMGNISIRNMIHGCGHQNFGYFNEDSSGMIGLGDGPLSFFGQTRHLIDGMFSYCLVSQVGPNPHARSRINFGINAEVSGPTVIHTELIKKKGMPFYFLSLKSISVRNRIIQFTRKYGEILIDSGTTLNYFPRDVMQNLKEALILEIGKHPLMINNEFCYKMNTDIPDITFHFAMEANLTLSKRNTFSVYGNALCLNMKAEDHISIFGNKSQMDFLVGYDIPSRIISFKPTDCSKHVISK